A stretch of the Hydra vulgaris chromosome 09, alternate assembly HydraT2T_AEP genome encodes the following:
- the LOC124811276 gene encoding uncharacterized protein LOC124811276 isoform X2: MWVFNIVHLVCYWFGINYTVQGFFKQIACMGENTIFDVNDLNLASFLRKSKVTWTKDGRHLYSRRQTHIDANGSLILYKVNLFDSGIYNLTLQSSEYTKTFLFELIVPDTSVELLTEQTIYVKEGNNISMDIKTKDYGSSKWSFVNKLNEKKTLDLVNTNDKDTPNKKIFKIKNVSLNDEGRYQFLYEVNRCTSVIDIDVVVFNGQFYDFWKCLRSRYHHNFILLLSLLLLGYWIQRREIGMREYAKEYENELKNRKRKINF; this comes from the exons ATGTGGgtttttaatattgttcatTTAGTTTGCTATTGGTTTGGCATCAATTACA cggTGCAAGGATTCTTCAAGCAAATTGCTTGTATGGGGGAAAATACTATTTTCGACGTTAATGATTTGAATTTAGCATCATTTTTGCGTAAATCAAAGGTTACTTGGACGAAAGATGGGCGCCACTTGTATTCACGCCGGCAGACTCATATCGATGCAAACGGTTCCTTAATTTTGTACAaggttaatttatttgatagcGGAATATATAATCTGACGCTACAATCTTCGGAATATACGAAAACGTTTTTGTTTGAACTAATTGTACCAG ataCCAGTGTAGAACTGCTGACCGAACAAACCATTTATGTTAAAGAAGGCAATAACATCTCTAtggatataaaaacaaaagattacGGGTCATCAAAATGgagttttgtaaataaactaaACGAGAAGAAAACGCTAGACCTTGTTAACACTAACGATAAAGATactcctaataaaaaaattttcaaaattaaaaatgtttctttgaaTGACGAAGGTcgttatcaatttttatacgAAGTTAATCGGTGCACTTCAGTGATAGATATAGACGTTGTTGTTTTTAACG gtcagttttatgatttttggaAGTGCTTACGTTCAAGATATcatcataattttatattactattatccTTACTTTTGCTCGGATATTGGATACAACGCAGAGAAATTGGCATGCGTGAATACGCCAAAGAATATGAGAACGAACTTAagaacagaaaaagaaaaataaatttttaa
- the LOC124811276 gene encoding uncharacterized protein LOC124811276 isoform X3, translated as MGENTIFDVNDLNLASFLRKSKVTWTKDGRHLYSRRQTHIDANGSLILYKVNLFDSGIYNLTLQSSEYTKTFLFELIVPDTSVELLTEQTIYVKEGNNISMDIKTKDYGSSKWSFVNKLNEKKTLDLVNTNDKDTPNKKIFKIKNVSLNDEGRYQFLYEVNRCTSVIDIDVVVFNGQFYDFWKCLRSRYHHNFILLLSLLLLGYWIQRREIGMREYAKEYENELKNRKRKINF; from the exons ATGGGGGAAAATACTATTTTCGACGTTAATGATTTGAATTTAGCATCATTTTTGCGTAAATCAAAGGTTACTTGGACGAAAGATGGGCGCCACTTGTATTCACGCCGGCAGACTCATATCGATGCAAACGGTTCCTTAATTTTGTACAaggttaatttatttgatagcGGAATATATAATCTGACGCTACAATCTTCGGAATATACGAAAACGTTTTTGTTTGAACTAATTGTACCAG ataCCAGTGTAGAACTGCTGACCGAACAAACCATTTATGTTAAAGAAGGCAATAACATCTCTAtggatataaaaacaaaagattacGGGTCATCAAAATGgagttttgtaaataaactaaACGAGAAGAAAACGCTAGACCTTGTTAACACTAACGATAAAGATactcctaataaaaaaattttcaaaattaaaaatgtttctttgaaTGACGAAGGTcgttatcaatttttatacgAAGTTAATCGGTGCACTTCAGTGATAGATATAGACGTTGTTGTTTTTAACG gtcagttttatgatttttggaAGTGCTTACGTTCAAGATATcatcataattttatattactattatccTTACTTTTGCTCGGATATTGGATACAACGCAGAGAAATTGGCATGCGTGAATACGCCAAAGAATATGAGAACGAACTTAagaacagaaaaagaaaaataaatttttaa
- the LOC136084951 gene encoding uncharacterized protein LOC136084951 — MELCVDINSSLTKMVAPSISQEISDTVLDYLNINGGIVSLKNPDLVLTNRHFLQICKEKDKFNLTWPNLSVFFTSLFKYPISRVMLIKCLQKSKDFIAKLNRAKNFDLTKYFLSSALSFIGAFPDVVDLSPSDACSTPTSIHNSEIVPNQITVFVSSDLNLQIANDDFLCSVTPNSVVYTSLGNDSENFLLDAQVNEVNLPVSSLDKKLPILSDDLTYQIKKYKQRINHLKLQNRQINKRCNEYKRKYQAILSKYNVRNVNKREVRKDCRINQLLQKNIRLEKEIDLARKRSQSDRHKAWYFKKKIENTVLKTSDETNDSILMESLNYFENLSEELKERVDFFEKNVIDVFEGGRYNNEIRSVYYDLLSKNVSVNNVESVIRTVLQKMAGISCGTLPKKSLAAEFFSEMNLLSKAQVREAILNSTHNVLHTDGTKYNFREIGSFQVTTSSGSYTFGIEDMFSGEAQSYFGELKNLLTDMSQIFSPEKENYEDDLRKLIFSFKSLMTDRTIVNSCFFKQFKHWREAILPLVVENYDRLPLNEKLKISQMHHVFCGLHVIHNLGIYAEKAIIEWEKVVEQEGSIHGGFINSQNSRTFDILYELSKLTSYRHGDQRNGKADEWRAFLRKKFSKNFMVSFLHHRFNIIFLLGGATYFHKDHLKEFVFNLDGSNFLHESIRHDIDNIIFHASTRALGIFNKLISGPLFRIIEEEGHIFSLNTVWSQMFNYFVCCSSDASIMLSGSTFFDVKYLTKDELFDCLFSNCNDPLLDALTQECLEVICCSCSVMIQSQLRDQLPGGKYHNPDVDVLEETQNCPRTNVVSERDFASYDRRLKMKPNMTTVAAADVIMFNNKKQLIGYMGNPRKNWQG, encoded by the exons ATGGAGTTGT gtGTTGACATTAACAGTAGTCTCACCAAAATGGTTGCTCCATCTATAAGTCAAGAAA tctCTGACACTGTTTTGgattatctaaatattaatggAGGCATTGTATCCCTCAAAAATCCAGATTTGGTTTTAACCAATCgccattttttacaaatttgtaaagaaaaagataaatttaacttGACATGGCCAAATCTTTCAGTATTTTTTACATCCTTGTTTAAATACCCTATATCTAGAGTTATGCTGATCAAGTGCCTTCAAAAGTCAAAAGAtttcattgcaaaattaaatcgtgccaaaaattttgatttaacaaagtattttttaagctCTGCTTTATCTTTTATTGGTGCTTTTCCGGATGTTGTTGATTTGTCACCTTCTGATGCTTGTTCTACCCCAACTTCTATCCACAATAGTGAAATTGTTCCAAATCAAATTACTGTTTTTGTATCTTCTGATTTAAACTTGCAAATTGCTAATGATGATTTTTTGTGTTCTGTTACCCCAAACTCTGTTGTATACACCTCTTTAGGAAATGATTCTGAAAATTTTCTTCTTGATGCACAAGTTAATGAAGTGAATCTGCCAGTTTCCAGTTTGGATAAAAAACTACCTATATTATCAGATGATTTGacctatcaaataaaaaaatacaaacagagAATTAATCatcttaaattacaaaatagacaaattaataaaagatgtaatgaatacaaaagaaaatatcaaGCAATCTTGTCGAAATATAATGTCAGAAATGTCAATAAAAGAGAAGTTAGAAAGGATTGTAGGATTAACcaattgttgcaaaaaaatattagattagaaaaagaaattgatttggCTAGAAAACGTTCACAATCAGATCGACATAAGGCATggtattttaagaaaaaaattgaaaacactGTTTTGAAAACATCTGATGAAACGAATGATTCAATCTTAATGGAGAgtttaaattactttgaaaatcttTCAGAAGAGCTGAAGGAAAGAgttgacttttttgaaaaaaatgtaattgatgtttttgaaggaggtagatataataatgaaattcgTTCAGTATATTATGAccttttaagtaaaaatgtttctgttAACAATGTTGAATCTGTTATCAGAACTGTACTACAAAAAATGGCTGGAATTTCATGTGGCACACttccaaaaaaatctttggctgctgaattttttagtgaaatgaACCTTTTATCAAAAGCTCAGGTTAGAGAGGCTATATTGAATAGTACACACAATGTTCTTCATACAGATGGCACAAAGTATAATTTTAGAGAGATTGGTAGTTTTCAAGTCACAACGTCATCTGGAAGCTACACGTTTGGGATAGAAGATATGTTTTCAGGCGAGGCACAATCTTATTTTGGAGAGCTAAAAAATTTACTCACTGATATGTCTCAAATATTTTCTCCTGAAAAGGAAAACTATGAGGATGATCTTCGGAAGCTTATTTTTTCGTTCAAATCTTTGATGACAGATCGCACCATAGttaattcatgtttttttaagcaatttaaaCATTGGAGAGAAGCAATTTTGCCTTTAGTTGTTGAAAACTATGATCGACTtcctttaaatgaaaaattaaaaatttctcaaatgcATCATGTTTTTTGTGGCTTACATGTTATCCATAATTTAGGAATATATGCAGAAAAAGCAATCATAGAATGGGAAAAAGTGGTTGAACAGGAAGGTAGTATTCATGGTGGTTTTATAAATTCTCAAAACTCACGTACCTTTGATATTTTGTATGAACTTTCAAAACTTACAAGCTATAGACATGGCGATCAACGGAACGGGAAAGCTGATGAATGGAGGGCATTTTTGCgtaaaaagttttctaaaaattttatggttTCATTTCTGCATCATCggtttaacattatatttttacttgGTGGAGCAACGTATTTTCATAAAGATCATcttaaagaatttgtttttaatcttgATGGTTCAAATTTTCTTCATGAATCAATTAGGCATGATATTGACAACATAATTTTTCATGCTTCAACCAGAGCTCTgggaatttttaataaactgataTCAGGACCTCTTTTTCGTATTATTGAAGAAGAAGgtcatattttttctttgaatactGTTTGGTCgcaaatgtttaattattttgtttgttgttcTTCTGATGCATCAATAATGTTAAGTGGTTCTACATTTTTTGATGTCAAATATCTCACTAAGGATGAATTGTTTGATTGTTTGTTTTCTAATTGTAATGACCCACTTTTGGATGCCTTAACACAAGAATGTCTTGAAGTTATATGTTGTTCGTGTTCGGTTATGATCCAGAGTCAGTTAAGAGACCAATTGCCTGGAGGGAAATATCACAATCCAGACGTTGATGTCCTTGAGGAAACTCAAAACTGTCCACGTACTAACGTTGTGTCTGAACGTGACTTTGCTTCTTATGACCGCAGGTTAAAAATGAAACCTAACATGACAACAGTAGCTGCAGCTGATGTCATcatgtttaacaataaaaaacagcTGATTGGATATATGGGAAATCCCAGGAAGAATTGGCAAGGCTAG